In a single window of the Vicia villosa cultivar HV-30 ecotype Madison, WI unplaced genomic scaffold, Vvil1.0 ctg.000048F_1_1, whole genome shotgun sequence genome:
- the LOC131622987 gene encoding protein DETOXIFICATION 35-like has protein sequence METPLVKKNLTSESDYLAVKRLKDVKYVIWNETVKIWRIAVPVALCSLFQYLNYTSTSIYAGHLGDIELSSVSLYLSVITSIYYSLLFGMSTALATVCGQAYGAGQFQNAGIYVQRSWIILLTTCIFLLPIHIYATPILKFLGQEQKIADLAGKYAILVIPYMFSYAINLPIKKFLQAQSKVNVIMYIAIMTLLIHNGLLYIFTHVFDWGIIGLAMASNITGWVFSVALVIYTIGWCKEGWNGLSWMAFKDLWEFAKLSIGSSVMICLEQWYSACIMLLAGHLDNPVIAIGSFSICLNIQSWKTMLFLGVSTALSVRVSNTLGMSHPRAAKYSFLVTMFESLLIGIIFMIVIFLSKNKFAIIFTNSKDIIHASSELAYLLGISMVLHSVSQTISGVVTGCGWQVMVGYINLACYYIVGLPVGIFLGFHQHLGVKGLWGGTMCGSILQIFVLIFIICKTNWSKEVENTATRMGIWNSTKLQKDVIENGV, from the exons ATGGAAACACCTTTGGTGAAGAAAAACTTAACATCAGAAAGTGATTATTTGGCAGTGAAAAGGTTGAAGGATGTTAAATATGTGATATGGAATGAGACAGTGAAGATATGGAGGATAGCAGTTCCAGTGGCTTTGTGTTCACTTTTTCAGTATCTTAATTACACTTCAACTTCAATCTATGCTGGTCATCTTGGAGACATTGAGCTCTCTTCTGTCTCTCTTTATCTAAGTGTCATCACTTCTATCTATTACTCCTTGCTG TTTGGTATGTCAACAGCATTAGCAACAGTATGTGGGCAAGCTTATGGTGCTGGACAATTTCAAAATGCTGGTATTTATGTTCAAAGATCATGGATTATACTCTTAACCACATGCATATTCCTCTTGCCTATTCATATATATGCAACTCCAATCTTAAAATTTCTTGGCCAAGAACAAAAAATAGCTGATCTAGCTGGCAAATATGCTATTCTAGTAATTCCCTACATGTTTTCCTATGCTATCAATCTACCGATCAAGAAATTTCTTCAAGCACAAAGTAAAGTTAATGTTATTATGTACATAGCAATCATGACATTACTCATACATAATGGTTTACTTTACATCTTCACCCATGTATTTGATTGGGGAATAATTGGCTTAGCAATGGCAAGTAATATAACAGGATGGGTATTTTCTGTTGCATTGGTGATTTATACCATTGGTTGGTGTAAAGAAGGATGGAATGGATTATCTTGGATGGCTTTTAAGGATTTATGGGAATTTGCCAAACTAAGTATTGGTTCATCTGTAATGATCTGTTTAGAACAATGGTATTCTGCTTGCATTATGCTACTTGCTGGTCATCTTGATAATCCTGTCATTGCTATTGGTTCCTTTTCAATTTG CCTTAATATTCAAAGTTGGAAAACCATGCTGTTTCTTGGAGTCAGCACAGCACTGAGTGTTCGTGTGTCTAATACACTTGGAATGTCGCATCCAAGAGCAGCCAAATACTCCTTCTTGGTGACAATGTTTGAGTCTCTTCTCATTGGAATCATTTTCATGATTGTGATTTTCTTAAGTAAAAACAAATTTGCCATTATCTTTACCAACAGTAAGGATATTATACATGCTTCGAGTGAATTAGCATACCTTCTTGGTATTTCCATGGTTCTCCATAGTGTTTCACAAACTATATCAG GTGTTGTAACTGGATGTGGATGGCAAGTTATGGTTGGTTACATAAACTTGGCATGTTATTACATTGTTGGACTCCCCGTTGGAATTTTTCTTGGTTTCCACCAGCATTTAGGGGTCAAG GGTCTATGGGGAGGCACAATGTGTGGCAGTATTCTCCAGATTTTCGTgctcatattcattatttgtaaGACCAACTGGAGCAAGGAG GTAGAGAATACAGCTACTCGCATGGGAATTTGGAACTCTACCAAACTTCAAAAGGATGTGATAGAAAATGGTGTCTGA